The nucleotide window CTGCAAGTGGGGTTCGAGATGTTCGACCGGCGCGCGCCCGAAGAGGCGGATGCGCGGGTCTTCGCGGTGATCCACGAGGCGGTGAAGGATCTGCCCTTGCAGGCGGTGATCGGCGATATCGGCATCCTGATGGCCGCGGTCGACGGGCTGGAGACGACCGAGCGGCGCAAGGTGGCGCTGCGCCGTCATATCTGGCGGCCCCGGCGGTTCCGCGCGCTGATCGAGCGGTTCTCGGGCCGGGCGCCGGTGCCGCAGAGCCGGGCGGCGCTCTTGAAGGCGAAGGACCCGATGGCCTCTGATGCGCCGATGATCGGCCTGCGCGGGCCGGACGAGATTGCGGCGCGGATCAAGGCGCTGCGCGAGGACGCCGGGACCGCGCCGCTGGCGGCGCGGGAGGTCGAGTTGCTGGACGCCGTGCTGGCGGTGCGGGAGACCGCCGACAACGCGCTGGAGCAGTTGCGCGACATCGCGGTGGACATGCCGGCGATTGCCGGGGCGGTGGAGGTTCTGGCCAAACGGCTGGAGGCGCTGGAGCGCGCGGGACTGGCGCCCGATAGCCTGGAGTTCGAGGCCAGCTATGGCCGCACCCAGATGGAATACTACGACGGCTTCGTCTTCGGCTTTTCGGTGCCCAAGCGCCCGGACCTGCCTCCGGTGGCCACGGGCGGGCGCTATGACGCGCTGACCCGGCGGCTGGGCGGGGGGCACGAGATCCCTGCCGTGGGTGGCGTGATCCGCCCCGACCAGGTGCTGGCGCTGGGAGGCGGGGCATGAGCGTGAAGATCGGTGTGCCCTCGAAGGGCCGGTTGATGGAGAAGACCTTTGGCTGGTTCGCGGACCGGGGCGTGGAGCTGGGCCGGAGCGGCGAGGAACGCGAGTACGCGGGGTTCGTGCGCGGGGTCGAGAATGTCGAGCTGGTGCTGTTGTCGGCGGGAGAGATCCCGCGCGAGCTGGCCGCCGGGCGCATCCATCTGGGCGTGACCGGGCAGGACCTGGTGCGCGAGAAGCTGGGCGGCTGGGAGCAGGTCGTGGAAGAGGTCGAGGTGCTGGGCTTTGGCGCCGCGGACCTGGTGCTGGCGGTGCCGCAGGCCTGGGTGGACGTGGGCACGCTGGATGACCTGGATGCGGTGGCGGCGGCGTTTCGGGAAAAACACGGGTATCGCCTGCGGATCGCAACGAAGTATCACCGGCTGGTGCGGGAATTCCTGCGCGACAACGGCGTGGCGGATTACCAGCTGGTCGACAGCCAGGGCGCGACCGAGGGCACGGTGAAGAACGAGACGGCGGAGGCGATTGCGGATATCACCTCGTCCGGGGATACGCTCAGGGCCAATCACCTGAAGACGCTGGAGGACGGGATGATCCTGCGCAGCCAGGCGACGCTGTTTCGCTCGCGCCGGGTGGCGCATGACCCGGACGATCACGCGGCGCTGAAAGCGCTTCTGGATACGCTGGGCGTGGACTGAGGACGTCTCTTGAGTAATTCCGGGAGTGTGACACCCTGCCGGT belongs to Roseovarius sp. THAF27 and includes:
- the hisG gene encoding ATP phosphoribosyltransferase → MSVKIGVPSKGRLMEKTFGWFADRGVELGRSGEEREYAGFVRGVENVELVLLSAGEIPRELAAGRIHLGVTGQDLVREKLGGWEQVVEEVEVLGFGAADLVLAVPQAWVDVGTLDDLDAVAAAFREKHGYRLRIATKYHRLVREFLRDNGVADYQLVDSQGATEGTVKNETAEAIADITSSGDTLRANHLKTLEDGMILRSQATLFRSRRVAHDPDDHAALKALLDTLGVD
- a CDS encoding ATP phosphoribosyltransferase regulatory subunit: MGPTPDNRAAVKAEAARLRDMFEAAGAVPVETSVLQPADTLLDLYGEDIRARAYVTSDALRGEQMLRPDFTVPVVQMHMAHGAEPACYTYAGEVFRRQEDDRDRANEYLQVGFEMFDRRAPEEADARVFAVIHEAVKDLPLQAVIGDIGILMAAVDGLETTERRKVALRRHIWRPRRFRALIERFSGRAPVPQSRAALLKAKDPMASDAPMIGLRGPDEIAARIKALREDAGTAPLAAREVELLDAVLAVRETADNALEQLRDIAVDMPAIAGAVEVLAKRLEALERAGLAPDSLEFEASYGRTQMEYYDGFVFGFSVPKRPDLPPVATGGRYDALTRRLGGGHEIPAVGGVIRPDQVLALGGGA